In Streptomyces sp. NBC_00878, a single window of DNA contains:
- a CDS encoding D-alanyl-D-alanine carboxypeptidase family protein: MKTGIKGARVRRAAAVVVTTGAVLASGALTAAPAQAVAAPTIAAKGGYVMNNGTARTLYTKAADTRRSTGSTTKIMTAKVVLSQTNLNLDAKVTIQKAYSDYIVANTASSARLIVGDKVTVRQLLYGLMLPSGSDAAYALADKFGAGSTRAARVKSFIGKMNRQARDLGLTNTKFDSFDGISSGSNYSTPRDLTKIASSAMKSASFRAIVKTKKYTARTVTRTGSIRTMAAWNNTNGLLSSYSGAIGVKTGSGAQAKYCLVFAATRNGKTVIGTVLTSSSIAARESDAKKLMDYAFRR; the protein is encoded by the coding sequence TTGAAAACCGGAATAAAGGGCGCACGAGTTCGCAGAGCTGCCGCAGTGGTCGTCACCACCGGAGCCGTGCTCGCGAGCGGTGCCCTCACAGCCGCACCCGCGCAGGCCGTCGCCGCGCCCACGATCGCCGCCAAGGGCGGCTACGTGATGAACAACGGCACGGCCAGGACGCTCTACACCAAGGCCGCGGACACCCGCCGCTCCACCGGCTCCACGACGAAGATCATGACCGCGAAGGTCGTGCTGTCGCAGACGAACCTCAACCTGGACGCCAAGGTCACCATCCAGAAGGCGTACAGCGACTACATCGTCGCCAACACCGCCTCGTCGGCCCGGCTGATCGTCGGCGACAAGGTCACCGTCCGCCAGCTGCTGTACGGGCTGATGCTGCCGTCGGGCAGCGACGCCGCGTACGCGCTCGCCGACAAGTTCGGCGCCGGCTCGACGCGTGCCGCCCGCGTGAAGTCGTTCATCGGCAAGATGAACAGGCAGGCCAGGGACCTCGGCCTGACGAACACGAAGTTCGACTCGTTCGACGGCATCAGCAGCGGCTCGAACTACTCGACGCCGCGCGACCTGACGAAGATCGCCAGCAGCGCGATGAAGAGCGCCAGCTTCCGCGCGATCGTGAAGACGAAGAAGTACACGGCGAGGACCGTGACGAGGACCGGCAGCATCCGCACCATGGCTGCCTGGAACAACACCAACGGCCTGCTCAGCAGCTACAGCGGCGCCATCGGCGTGAAGACCGGCTCCGGCGCCCAGGCCAAGTACTGCCTGGTCTTCGCCGCCACCCGCAACGGGAAGACGGTGATCGGCACCGTGCTTACCTCGTCCTCCATCGCGGCCCGCGAGTCGGACGCGAAGAAGCTGATGGACTACGCCTTCAGGCGGTAG
- a CDS encoding GntR family transcriptional regulator, whose translation MSLAVKQPPAAERVYAHVKQGVLERRYEGGTLLTEGELAEAVGVSRTPVREALLKLEVEGLIRLYPKKGALVLPVSAQEIADVVETRQLVEEHAIRKAVPASPALIERLTELLAKQKEQAAAGDLAGAAVTDRCFHAEIVRSGGNQILSRLYDQLRDRQLRMGVAVMHAHPDRITKTLVEHQEILDALRSGDAEAAVALVHRHVSWFSNLARGDVR comes from the coding sequence ATGTCCTTGGCAGTGAAGCAACCCCCCGCCGCCGAACGCGTCTACGCGCACGTCAAGCAGGGCGTGCTGGAGCGCCGTTACGAGGGCGGGACCCTGCTCACCGAGGGCGAGTTGGCCGAGGCGGTCGGGGTTTCCCGGACGCCCGTGCGCGAGGCGCTGCTCAAACTGGAGGTCGAGGGCCTGATCCGGCTCTACCCGAAGAAGGGCGCCCTCGTCCTGCCCGTCTCCGCGCAGGAGATCGCGGACGTGGTGGAGACCCGGCAGCTCGTAGAGGAGCACGCGATCCGCAAGGCGGTCCCGGCCTCCCCCGCGTTGATCGAGCGCCTCACCGAACTCCTCGCGAAGCAGAAGGAGCAGGCCGCCGCCGGAGACCTGGCCGGAGCCGCCGTCACCGACCGCTGCTTCCACGCCGAGATCGTCCGCAGCGGCGGCAACCAGATCCTCTCCCGCCTCTACGACCAGCTGCGCGACCGCCAGTTGAGGATGGGCGTCGCCGTGATGCACGCCCACCCGGACCGGATCACCAAGACGCTCGTCGAACACCAGGAGATCCTCGACGCGCTCCGCTCCGGCGACGCCGAGGCGGCCGTCGCCCTGGTCCACCGCCACGTCAGCTGGTTCTCCAACCTGGCGCGTGGGGACGTCCGATGA
- a CDS encoding nitrate/nitrite transporter translates to MSSSSSSALTLPGDPPGGRRAITVWSVGVSVYFVAVIFRTSLGVAGLDAADRFQVNASALSTFSILQLLVYAGMQIPVGLLVDRVGTKKMLTLGAVLFTIGQLGFAFSPSYGMALASRALLGCGDAMTFISVLRLGTRWFPARRGPLVAQLAGLVGMAGNLVSTLVIARLLHGVGWTTAFAGSAVAGVVVLVLMLLFLKDHPEGHAPEPFPHHGAAYVRRQVAASWREPGTRLGLWVHFTTQFPAMVFLLLWGLPFLVEAQGLSRAAAGELLTLIVLSNMLVGLVYGQIVARHHAARLPLTLGTVLSTAAVWGATLAYPADHAPMWLLIVLCVVLGACGPASMLGFDFARPANPPERQGTASGITNMGGFVASMTTLFAIGVLLDATGGDYAAAFSVVYVLQAVGLSQILRLRKQAARRERERLVASRVETVHVPA, encoded by the coding sequence ATGAGCTCGTCCTCCTCCTCGGCGCTCACCCTCCCCGGCGATCCGCCCGGCGGCCGACGCGCGATCACTGTCTGGTCGGTCGGCGTCTCCGTCTACTTCGTCGCGGTCATCTTCCGTACGTCGCTGGGGGTGGCCGGCCTCGACGCCGCCGACCGTTTCCAAGTCAACGCCTCCGCGCTCTCGACCTTCTCGATCCTGCAGCTCCTCGTCTACGCGGGCATGCAGATACCCGTCGGCCTGCTGGTCGACCGGGTCGGCACCAAGAAGATGCTGACCCTCGGCGCCGTCCTGTTCACGATCGGGCAGCTGGGCTTCGCGTTCTCACCCTCGTACGGGATGGCGCTGGCCTCGCGCGCGCTGCTCGGGTGCGGTGACGCCATGACGTTCATCAGCGTGCTGCGCCTCGGCACGCGCTGGTTCCCGGCCCGGCGCGGGCCGCTGGTCGCGCAGCTCGCCGGCCTGGTCGGCATGGCGGGCAACCTCGTCTCGACGCTCGTCATCGCCCGGTTGCTGCACGGCGTCGGCTGGACGACCGCCTTCGCGGGCAGCGCGGTCGCCGGCGTGGTCGTCCTCGTCCTGATGCTGCTGTTCCTGAAGGACCACCCCGAGGGACACGCACCGGAGCCCTTCCCGCACCACGGAGCGGCGTACGTGCGCCGCCAGGTCGCGGCGTCCTGGCGGGAACCCGGCACCCGGCTCGGGCTGTGGGTGCACTTCACGACCCAGTTCCCGGCGATGGTGTTCCTGCTGCTGTGGGGCCTGCCGTTCCTCGTCGAGGCCCAGGGCCTGTCGCGAGCGGCCGCCGGCGAACTCCTCACCCTGATCGTGCTCTCCAACATGCTCGTCGGCCTGGTGTACGGGCAGATCGTCGCCCGGCACCACGCGGCGCGGCTGCCGCTGACGCTCGGTACGGTGCTGTCGACGGCCGCCGTATGGGGCGCCACGCTCGCCTATCCCGCCGACCATGCGCCGATGTGGCTGCTGATCGTGCTGTGCGTCGTCCTCGGCGCCTGTGGACCCGCGTCGATGCTCGGCTTCGACTTCGCGCGGCCCGCGAACCCGCCCGAGCGTCAGGGCACCGCCTCCGGCATCACCAACATGGGCGGTTTCGTCGCCTCCATGACGACGCTGTTCGCGATCGGGGTGCTTCTGGACGCCACCGGGGGCGACTACGCGGCCGCGTTCTCCGTGGTGTACGTGCTCCAGGCGGTCGGCCTCAGCCAGATACTGCGGCTGAGGAAGCAGGCGGCTCGGCGGGAGCGGGAGCGGCTGGTTGCCAGCCGGGTGGAGACGGTGCACGTCCCCGCGTGA
- a CDS encoding maleylpyruvate isomerase family mycothiol-dependent enzyme, which yields MSLHPSLQSYADAWTHSIDAISELVSPLVEGEWNRRTPCPGWSVRDLVSHVIGLDCEMLGDPRPIHTLPRDLYHVTNEHQRYMEMQVDVRRHHTAPEMTSELEYTIIRRNRQLRNESRQPDALVRAPLSTEVTLEESMRNRAFDLWVHEQDLRTALGRPGNLDSPGAHIARDVLLSRLPKVVAKDAGAPANSAVVFDVHGPVEFLRTVRVDAEGVGSIDGAPSLGPAATLTLDWETYFRLACGRVTPEAVADRLKTEGDPELTAAILRNFAVTP from the coding sequence GTGAGTCTGCATCCCAGCCTTCAGTCCTACGCCGACGCCTGGACCCACTCCATCGACGCGATATCCGAGTTGGTGTCGCCGTTGGTGGAAGGGGAGTGGAACCGGCGGACTCCCTGCCCAGGCTGGTCGGTGCGCGACCTGGTCTCGCATGTCATCGGCCTCGACTGCGAGATGCTGGGCGACCCCCGGCCGATCCACACACTCCCCCGCGACCTGTACCACGTGACGAACGAACACCAGCGGTACATGGAGATGCAGGTCGACGTACGCCGTCACCACACCGCTCCGGAGATGACCTCCGAGCTGGAGTACACGATCATCCGCCGCAACCGTCAGCTGCGGAACGAGTCGCGGCAGCCCGACGCACTCGTGCGCGCCCCGCTCAGCACCGAGGTCACCCTCGAAGAGTCCATGCGCAACCGGGCGTTCGACCTCTGGGTGCACGAGCAGGACCTGCGCACCGCCCTCGGCCGGCCGGGCAACCTCGACTCGCCGGGCGCGCACATCGCCCGGGACGTACTGCTCAGCAGGCTCCCCAAGGTCGTCGCCAAGGACGCGGGCGCACCGGCGAACTCGGCGGTCGTCTTCGACGTCCACGGGCCCGTCGAGTTCCTGCGCACGGTACGGGTCGACGCCGAGGGCGTCGGTTCGATAGACGGTGCCCCGTCCCTCGGCCCGGCCGCCACCCTCACCCTCGACTGGGAAACGTACTTCCGCCTGGCCTGCGGCCGCGTCACCCCGGAAGCTGTGGCGGACCGCCTGAAGACCGAGGGCGACCCGGAACTGACAGCGGCGATCCTGCGGAACTTCGCGGTCACACCCTGA
- a CDS encoding carbon-nitrogen family hydrolase: MRASLLQIAVDEGESVDARRRRAASLVREQAGADLVVLPELWTTGAFSFESFGAEAEPLEGPTYEVMAKAASDAGVWLHAGSIPERDPDGPLYNTSLVFSPDGELAAAYRKIHRFGFDKGEAVLMGAGSELVTVRLPEITIGLATCYDLRFPELFRGLVDAGAEAVVLPAGWPERRRSHWTLLARARAVEDQMFVLACGTAGTHAGVAQAGYSVVVDPWGEVLAEAGGGEEVLTVEFDPAKVGTTRGQFPVLKDRVLGVERPRR; this comes from the coding sequence GTGCGCGCCTCTCTGCTCCAGATCGCGGTGGACGAGGGCGAATCGGTCGACGCCCGCAGACGGCGTGCCGCCTCGCTCGTACGGGAACAAGCCGGTGCTGATCTGGTCGTTCTGCCCGAACTGTGGACGACGGGGGCCTTCTCGTTCGAGTCGTTCGGCGCCGAGGCCGAGCCGCTCGAAGGGCCCACGTACGAGGTGATGGCCAAGGCGGCGAGCGACGCGGGCGTGTGGCTGCACGCGGGTTCGATTCCCGAGCGGGATCCTGACGGGCCGCTCTACAACACCTCCCTCGTCTTCTCCCCCGACGGTGAACTGGCCGCCGCGTATCGGAAGATCCACCGGTTCGGCTTCGACAAGGGCGAGGCCGTGCTGATGGGGGCCGGGTCGGAGCTGGTCACCGTTCGGCTGCCGGAGATCACGATCGGCCTCGCCACGTGCTACGACCTTCGTTTTCCCGAGCTGTTCCGTGGGCTTGTGGACGCCGGGGCCGAGGCGGTTGTCCTGCCGGCCGGGTGGCCCGAGCGGCGGCGGTCGCACTGGACGCTGCTCGCTCGGGCGCGGGCGGTTGAGGACCAGATGTTCGTGCTCGCGTGTGGGACCGCTGGGACGCATGCGGGGGTGGCGCAGGCCGGGTACTCGGTCGTGGTCGATCCTTGGGGTGAGGTTCTCGCGGAGGCGGGGGGCGGTGAGGAGGTCCTCACCGTGGAGTTCGACCCCGCGAAGGTCGGCACGACGCGGGGGCAGTTCCCGGTGCTGAAGGACCGGGTGCTGGGGGTTGAGCGACCTCGTCGGTGA
- a CDS encoding LURP-one-related/scramblase family protein: MKFLVRDRLMGFGDDYWIEDEHGRRAFLVDGKAMRLRDTFELKDPQGRVLIDIHKKMLSLRDTMVIERGGEPLATIRRKRLSLLRNHYRVALADGTELDVSGKILDREFVVEYDGELLAHISRRWLRVRETYGVEVVRDDADPGLLIAVAVCVIHLAEEEHGRD; this comes from the coding sequence ATGAAATTCCTCGTACGCGACCGGCTTATGGGCTTCGGTGACGACTACTGGATCGAGGACGAGCACGGCCGGAGGGCCTTTCTCGTCGACGGCAAGGCGATGCGGCTGCGGGACACCTTCGAGCTGAAGGATCCGCAGGGGCGGGTGCTGATCGACATCCACAAGAAGATGCTCTCCCTGCGGGACACGATGGTCATCGAGCGGGGCGGCGAGCCCCTGGCAACCATCCGCCGCAAACGGCTCTCGCTCCTCCGCAACCACTACCGCGTGGCCCTCGCCGACGGTACCGAGCTCGACGTCAGCGGCAAGATCCTCGACCGGGAGTTCGTCGTCGAGTACGACGGCGAACTCCTCGCCCACATCTCGCGCCGCTGGCTCCGCGTGCGGGAGACGTACGGCGTCGAGGTCGTACGCGACGACGCCGATCCGGGACTGCTGATCGCCGTGGCGGTGTGTGTCATCCATCTGGCGGAGGAGGAACACGGGCGGGACTGA
- a CDS encoding helix-turn-helix domain-containing protein: protein MPQGSSQHPSPPGSSSGKRPHRVVVIVDEGTNPFEVGVATELFGLPRPELGLPEPLYELTLCTPTPGVRMNHGFFTLSGVPGLDAVDGADTLVVPGRPDNAVPRGEAVLDAVRRTHARGARVVSLCTGSFALAETGILDGRRATTHWRWADLFRELHPKVLLEPDVLFVDEGDVLTAAGSAAALDLGLHIVRRDHGAEIANAVSRRLVFAAHRDGGQRQFVERPVPDVPDESLAPLLAWAQARIGEPLTVAGLATRAAVSPATLHRRFRAQLGTTPLAWLTGERVALACRLIERGEERLDVVAERSGLGTAANLRARLRRETGLSPSAYRRRFGPAAGEAL from the coding sequence ATGCCGCAAGGATCCTCGCAGCACCCTTCGCCTCCCGGCTCGTCCTCCGGAAAGAGGCCCCACCGCGTCGTGGTGATCGTCGACGAGGGCACCAACCCCTTCGAAGTCGGCGTCGCGACGGAGCTGTTCGGGCTGCCCCGGCCGGAACTCGGCCTGCCGGAGCCGCTGTACGAGCTGACTTTGTGCACACCCACGCCCGGGGTGCGGATGAACCACGGCTTCTTCACGCTGAGCGGGGTGCCCGGGCTCGACGCGGTGGACGGCGCGGACACCCTCGTCGTCCCCGGCCGCCCCGACAACGCCGTGCCTCGCGGCGAGGCCGTACTCGACGCCGTCCGGCGGACCCACGCCCGCGGTGCCCGCGTCGTGAGCCTGTGCACCGGGAGCTTTGCGCTCGCCGAGACCGGAATCCTGGACGGGCGCCGGGCCACCACCCACTGGCGCTGGGCCGACCTCTTCCGGGAGCTCCACCCGAAGGTCCTCCTGGAGCCGGACGTCCTCTTCGTCGACGAGGGAGACGTGCTGACCGCGGCCGGCAGCGCCGCCGCGCTCGACCTGGGGCTGCACATCGTGCGCCGCGACCACGGCGCCGAGATCGCGAACGCCGTGTCCCGGCGGCTCGTCTTCGCCGCACATCGCGACGGCGGACAGCGGCAGTTCGTCGAGCGCCCCGTGCCCGACGTACCGGACGAGTCGCTGGCGCCGCTGCTGGCCTGGGCGCAGGCCCGGATCGGCGAACCGCTGACGGTCGCGGGCCTCGCGACGCGTGCGGCAGTGTCACCCGCCACGCTCCACCGCCGCTTCCGTGCCCAGCTGGGCACGACTCCGCTGGCGTGGCTGACGGGTGAGCGGGTGGCGCTGGCCTGCCGGCTCATCGAACGCGGCGAGGAACGGCTCGACGTGGTGGCCGAGCGCAGCGGCCTCGGCACCGCCGCCAACCTGCGGGCGCGGCTGCGCCGCGAGACCGGACTCAGCCCGTCGGCCTACCGACGGCGTTTCGGACCGGCTGCCGGGGAAGCGCTATGA
- a CDS encoding cupin domain-containing protein, translating into MSAPTEPVSLSAALASFSQRWSPRIVTAVNDYDVRVAKVEGEHLWHVHDHTDEFFLVLDGELHIALREAAGERTVVLPTGSVFTVPRGTEHKPYAPVPTEILLLEPTGTSTVGDRHEEVPDHVDATTGQALR; encoded by the coding sequence ATGAGCGCACCCACGGAACCTGTCTCCCTGTCCGCCGCCCTGGCCTCGTTCTCCCAGCGGTGGAGCCCCCGCATCGTCACCGCCGTCAACGACTACGACGTCCGCGTGGCCAAGGTCGAGGGTGAACACCTCTGGCACGTCCACGACCACACCGACGAGTTCTTCCTGGTCCTGGACGGCGAACTGCACATCGCGCTGCGCGAGGCGGCCGGCGAGCGTACGGTCGTCCTGCCCACGGGCAGCGTCTTCACGGTCCCGCGCGGCACCGAGCACAAGCCGTACGCCCCGGTTCCCACCGAGATCCTCCTTCTGGAACCGACCGGCACGTCCACGGTCGGTGACCGCCACGAGGAGGTACCGGACCACGTGGACGCGACGACGGGGCAAGCGTTGCGGTGA
- a CDS encoding DUF397 domain-containing protein — protein MSPILHWQKSSFSGGGGDEDCLEIAATPTTLHLRESDTPATILSPAPTALNALLTAMKNTAAPGPSS, from the coding sequence ATGTCCCCCATTCTCCACTGGCAGAAGTCGTCGTTCTCCGGGGGCGGCGGCGATGAGGACTGCCTGGAGATAGCCGCCACCCCCACCACTCTCCACCTCCGCGAGAGCGACACCCCGGCCACCATCCTCTCGCCCGCCCCCACCGCCCTGAACGCCCTGCTCACGGCCATGAAAAACACGGCGGCGCCCGGCCCCTCCTCGTGA
- a CDS encoding helix-turn-helix transcriptional regulator, with protein MPPRTTPTARQLRIGAELRRLREAAGVVSRDAAGFLGTSQAQISNIEAGKNGISEARLRRLTRIYACVDAQLVNALAQMANTQGQGWWEEHRGTLPPAALDLAELEHHASYVRTFQVVHIPGVLQTEEHVRAASIFVEPDLPEDDREARVTFRMQRQQVLSTGTPYDVIIHEAALRMRVGGENVARTQLEHILQVARRDNVSIRVIPFTVDGFAGAGHAMQYVGGSVPQLDTAQLDSTHGAVFIDAPAQLHRYRARWERVDSAAATQDASLDLIRRIAQEL; from the coding sequence ATGCCACCGAGAACCACTCCCACCGCGCGGCAGCTGCGTATTGGTGCTGAGCTGCGCAGATTGCGCGAGGCCGCAGGCGTCGTGTCCCGCGACGCGGCCGGGTTTCTCGGCACGAGCCAGGCGCAGATCAGCAACATCGAGGCCGGGAAGAACGGCATTAGCGAAGCGCGGCTGCGCAGGCTCACTCGTATCTACGCCTGTGTCGATGCCCAACTTGTCAACGCGCTGGCTCAGATGGCGAACACACAGGGACAAGGCTGGTGGGAGGAGCACCGTGGCACCCTGCCTCCTGCGGCCCTCGACCTTGCCGAGCTGGAACATCACGCGTCGTACGTGCGCACGTTCCAGGTTGTGCACATCCCTGGCGTCCTGCAGACCGAGGAACACGTGCGCGCTGCTTCGATCTTCGTGGAACCCGACCTTCCAGAGGATGATCGAGAGGCTCGCGTCACGTTCCGGATGCAGCGCCAGCAGGTGCTCAGCACCGGGACCCCATATGACGTGATCATCCACGAAGCGGCGCTACGTATGCGTGTCGGTGGTGAAAACGTCGCCCGAACTCAGCTTGAGCACATCCTCCAGGTGGCCAGAAGGGACAACGTCTCGATCCGCGTCATCCCGTTCACGGTCGACGGTTTCGCAGGCGCGGGGCATGCCATGCAGTACGTCGGCGGATCTGTCCCTCAACTGGACACCGCGCAACTCGACTCCACACACGGAGCCGTTTTCATCGACGCCCCCGCCCAGCTGCACCGCTACCGAGCCCGCTGGGAACGCGTTGACAGTGCCGCCGCCACACAGGACGCTTCCCTTGACCTAATCCGCCGTATCGCCCAGGAACTGTGA
- a CDS encoding ATP-binding protein, with protein sequence MPSYTLICPPLDTSPHIARDFVATVLRTLELDRALVDDAILCTSELVTNACVHAKGGDGTVLWLAVEEGRLRVVVYDGDDNPPVIRELTAQAWEDCGGRGLYLVDAITQGRWGHAPDIPYGGQSHPEGKAVWFDLPARRPASPWPAAP encoded by the coding sequence ATGCCCTCGTACACCCTCATCTGCCCGCCCCTCGACACCTCCCCTCACATCGCCCGCGACTTCGTCGCCACCGTCCTGCGCACACTGGAACTGGACCGTGCCCTCGTCGACGACGCGATCCTCTGTACCTCCGAACTCGTCACCAACGCCTGCGTGCATGCGAAGGGCGGTGACGGGACCGTGCTGTGGCTGGCGGTGGAGGAGGGACGGCTGCGGGTGGTGGTGTACGACGGGGATGACAATCCGCCGGTGATAAGGGAACTCACGGCCCAGGCGTGGGAGGACTGCGGAGGCCGGGGCCTGTACCTCGTGGACGCCATCACTCAGGGGCGGTGGGGGCATGCCCCTGACATCCCGTACGGCGGACAGTCGCACCCGGAGGGCAAGGCCGTCTGGTTCGACCTGCCCGCACGGCGACCGGCGTCGCCTTGGCCGGCGGCGCCTTGA
- a CDS encoding M18 family aminopeptidase, with translation MRTPPRFDRGHTDDLMSFLAASPSPYHAVANAAERLEKAGFRQVAETDAWDGTSGGKYVLRGGAIVAWYVPEGAEPHTPFRIVGAHTDSPNLRVKPRPDSGAHGWRQVAVEVYGGPLLNSWLDRDLGLAGRLSLRNGSTRLVNIDRPLLRVPQLAIHLDRSVTSDGLKLDKQRHLQPIWGLGDDVRDGDLIRFLEEESGLAEGETTGWDLMVHSIEPPAYLGRDKELLAGPRMDNLLSVHAGTAALAAVATTTDDALSHIPVLVAFDHEENGSQSDTGADGPLLGGVLERSVFARGGSYEDRARAFAGTVCLSSDTGHAVHPNYAERHDPTHHPRAGDGPILKVNVNNRYATDGSGRAVWAAACEKADVPFQTFVSNNSMPCGTTIGPITAARHGIKTVDIGVAILSMHSARELCGAADPFLLANSLVAFLEG, from the coding sequence ATGCGCACACCGCCCCGCTTCGACCGCGGACACACCGACGACCTCATGTCCTTCCTGGCGGCGAGCCCGTCCCCGTACCACGCGGTGGCGAATGCCGCCGAGCGGCTGGAGAAGGCAGGCTTCCGGCAGGTCGCGGAGACCGACGCGTGGGACGGCACGAGCGGCGGAAAGTACGTACTGCGCGGGGGCGCGATCGTGGCCTGGTACGTGCCGGAGGGCGCCGAGCCGCACACCCCCTTCCGGATCGTCGGGGCGCACACCGACTCCCCCAACCTGCGGGTGAAACCGCGTCCGGACAGCGGTGCGCACGGCTGGCGTCAGGTCGCGGTCGAGGTCTACGGCGGCCCGCTGCTCAACTCCTGGCTCGACCGGGACCTGGGCCTCGCCGGGCGGCTGTCGCTGCGGAACGGTTCGACGCGTCTGGTGAACATCGACCGGCCGTTGCTGCGCGTGCCCCAACTCGCCATCCACCTGGACCGTTCCGTCACCTCGGACGGCCTCAAGCTCGACAAACAGCGGCATCTGCAGCCCATCTGGGGCCTGGGCGACGACGTCCGCGACGGCGACCTGATCCGGTTCCTGGAGGAGGAGTCCGGGCTGGCCGAGGGCGAGACCACCGGCTGGGACCTGATGGTGCACTCCATCGAGCCGCCCGCTTACCTGGGCCGCGACAAGGAACTGCTCGCGGGCCCGCGCATGGACAACCTGCTGTCCGTGCACGCCGGTACGGCGGCGCTGGCGGCCGTGGCGACCACCACCGACGACGCCCTCTCGCACATCCCGGTCCTTGTGGCGTTCGACCACGAGGAGAACGGTTCGCAGTCGGACACGGGAGCGGACGGACCGCTGCTGGGCGGCGTGCTGGAGCGTTCGGTGTTCGCGCGCGGCGGATCGTACGAGGACAGGGCCCGCGCGTTCGCCGGTACGGTCTGTCTCTCCTCCGACACGGGTCACGCCGTGCACCCGAACTACGCCGAGCGGCACGACCCGACGCACCACCCGCGCGCGGGCGACGGCCCGATCCTCAAGGTGAACGTCAACAACCGCTACGCGACGGACGGTTCGGGCCGTGCCGTGTGGGCCGCCGCCTGCGAGAAGGCCGACGTGCCCTTCCAGACCTTCGTCTCCAACAACTCCATGCCCTGCGGCACCACCATCGGCCCCATCACCGCGGCCCGCCACGGCATCAAGACGGTCGACATCGGCGTGGCCATCCTGTCGATGCACAGCGCCCGCGAACTGTGCGGCGCGGCCGACCCGTTCCTGCTGGCGAACTCGCTGGTGGCGTTCCTGGAGGGGTAG